Proteins encoded together in one Myxococcus stipitatus window:
- a CDS encoding DUF2804 domain-containing protein produces MTPERDALLPAAPTSVATTQGEPRFGTYQGELPEVDLPKLMGRWAPARATRLLKRKRWHYTFAATPEVAALFAVVDLGYSASAFAVAIDLKERRPLCDVSFLGAPGPMVALGDRPGAGLSASFRTLGGKLAIRRGEEDERYQVEVDVSRVRTGSLNTFQWAGELLVAGGPPALTVIAPVEGDGLVNVTMKRNGLLSFGSLEAGGKRFRLDGGVGGIDYTQGYLARHTAWRWAFAAGRLADGTPVGLNLVEGFNESNAEANENALWLGDRLYPLARARFEYDAKDLLAPWRMTTVDGAVDLRFQPIHVHREERNLRLIVSHFAQPVGFFEGTVKVGSRTLQLSQVPGVSEDQDMLW; encoded by the coding sequence ATGACGCCCGAGAGAGATGCCCTCCTGCCCGCCGCGCCCACCTCCGTGGCCACCACCCAGGGCGAGCCCCGCTTCGGCACGTACCAGGGTGAGCTGCCAGAGGTGGACCTCCCCAAGTTGATGGGCCGCTGGGCCCCGGCGCGCGCCACCCGCCTGCTCAAGCGCAAGCGGTGGCACTACACCTTCGCCGCGACGCCGGAGGTGGCCGCCCTCTTCGCCGTGGTGGACCTGGGCTACTCCGCCAGCGCCTTCGCGGTGGCCATCGACCTGAAGGAGCGCAGGCCGTTGTGCGACGTGAGCTTCCTCGGCGCTCCGGGCCCCATGGTGGCGCTGGGGGACAGGCCCGGCGCGGGGCTCAGCGCGTCCTTCCGGACGCTGGGGGGGAAGCTGGCCATCCGTCGGGGCGAGGAGGACGAGCGCTACCAGGTGGAGGTGGACGTCAGTCGCGTGCGCACCGGCAGCCTCAACACCTTCCAGTGGGCCGGCGAGCTGCTCGTGGCCGGCGGCCCTCCGGCGCTGACGGTCATCGCGCCCGTGGAGGGCGACGGGCTGGTCAACGTGACGATGAAGCGCAACGGCCTGTTGTCCTTCGGAAGTCTGGAGGCGGGGGGCAAGCGCTTCCGGCTGGACGGGGGCGTGGGTGGAATCGACTACACGCAGGGCTATCTGGCGCGACACACCGCGTGGCGCTGGGCCTTCGCGGCGGGGCGGCTGGCGGACGGGACGCCCGTGGGCCTCAACCTGGTGGAGGGCTTCAACGAGAGCAACGCGGAGGCCAACGAGAACGCGCTGTGGCTGGGCGACCGGCTCTATCCGCTGGCCCGCGCCCGCTTCGAGTACGACGCGAAGGACCTGCTGGCCCCCTGGCGGATGACGACGGTGGACGGCGCGGTGGACCTGCGCTTCCAGCCCATCCACGTGCACCGCGAGGAGCGCAACCTGCGCCTCATCGTCAGCCACTTCGCCCAGCCGGTGGGCTTCTTCGAGGGCACCGTGAAGGTGGGGAGCAGGACGCTCCAGCTGTCCCAGGTCCCTGGCGTCAGCGAGGACCAGGACATGCTCTGGTAG
- a CDS encoding ABC transporter permease, which yields MRRLVGTVFRKELRDHVRDRRSMLTSMLWPVVGPLIFLVMFNLLASWYRQDRPLELPVVGREHAPSLMAFLERHGATLKQVPEDYEERIRAGSLDAVLIVPEDYGKDFSTGRTADVRMVVDSSRQSARHTVTRLKRLLDAYSQTVGNQRLAARGVAPDLAVALRVDEEDLSTPERTAAGFLNMVPLFLVLAAFAGGMQLASDTMAGERERGSLEPLLLNPTPRGAVVAGKWLATVAMAAGAVLVTLVAYLLVVKRVPLEDLGVKARFDAPAALNMALAVLPLTLAASAVQMWVSTYARSFKEAQTYLSLLMVVPMLPGMVLALSPVQTKTWMFAVPVLGQELLAGEVMRGEALGPVPFLIAAASSVVVAWVSLRITTGLLSQERIVFGRA from the coding sequence ATGAGGCGACTGGTTGGCACCGTCTTCCGCAAGGAGCTGAGGGACCACGTGCGCGACCGGCGCTCGATGCTCACCTCCATGCTGTGGCCCGTGGTGGGCCCGCTCATCTTCCTGGTCATGTTCAACCTGCTGGCGTCCTGGTACCGGCAGGACCGGCCGCTGGAGCTGCCCGTGGTGGGGCGCGAGCATGCCCCCAGCCTCATGGCCTTCCTGGAGCGCCACGGCGCGACGCTGAAGCAGGTGCCGGAGGACTACGAGGAGCGCATCCGCGCGGGCTCGCTCGACGCGGTGCTCATCGTCCCCGAGGATTATGGGAAGGACTTCTCCACCGGGCGCACCGCGGACGTGCGGATGGTGGTGGACAGCTCCCGTCAGTCCGCGCGCCACACGGTGACGCGGCTCAAGCGCTTGCTGGACGCGTACTCGCAGACGGTGGGCAACCAGCGGCTGGCCGCGCGCGGCGTGGCGCCGGACCTGGCCGTGGCCCTGCGCGTGGACGAGGAGGACCTGTCCACGCCGGAGCGCACCGCGGCGGGCTTCTTGAACATGGTGCCCCTCTTCCTGGTGCTGGCGGCGTTCGCGGGCGGCATGCAGCTGGCGAGCGACACCATGGCGGGCGAGCGCGAGCGCGGCTCGCTGGAGCCGCTGCTGCTCAACCCCACGCCGCGCGGCGCGGTGGTGGCGGGCAAGTGGCTGGCCACCGTCGCCATGGCCGCGGGCGCGGTGCTGGTGACGCTCGTGGCCTACCTGCTCGTGGTCAAGCGCGTGCCCCTGGAGGACCTGGGCGTCAAGGCGCGCTTCGACGCCCCCGCCGCGCTGAACATGGCGCTCGCGGTGCTGCCGCTGACGCTGGCCGCCTCCGCCGTGCAGATGTGGGTGTCCACCTATGCGCGCTCGTTCAAGGAGGCGCAGACCTACCTGTCCCTGTTGATGGTGGTGCCCATGTTGCCGGGCATGGTGCTGGCGCTGTCGCCGGTGCAGACGAAGACGTGGATGTTCGCGGTGCCGGTGCTGGGGCAGGAGCTGCTGGCGGGCGAGGTGATGCGCGGCGAGGCTTTGGGGCCGGTGCCGTTCCTCATCGCGGCGGCTTCCAGCGTCGTGGTGGCGTGGGTGTCCCTGCGCATCACCACGGGCCTGTTGTCCCAGGAGCGCATCGTCTTCGGTCGCGCGTAG